One window from the genome of Echinicola vietnamensis DSM 17526 encodes:
- a CDS encoding TonB-dependent receptor has protein sequence MKKKLYSLYSLGRFCLVGLVLQVFLISTLHAEGYANQDPKDLNEIMVSLEANNASMEDVLATLKSKTDFSFVYNKGMVSKLEPVNMHVTNESLEQVLLQLATSHKLSFQQVNDRISVKAAETPAAEVTRAAARVTITGTVTDEEGGSLPGATVSVVGTSRGTVTDADGKYSIDVDEGETLQFSFIGFEKQQVVVGKQSVINITLELDDNSLEEVVVTGYGEVKKEHLTGAVETIDPEEFQDLPTGNLSAALAGRVLGVGVSGGNTRPGTAASLTIRNPQSFSKDGGNNSPLYVIDGVIQIAADGSNDNVRFNNLDPAEIESISFLKDASAAIYGSRGANGAVIVTTKRGRDGKPRFSYSGSYGVNDEAYRTKMLSAYDFGMYYNIMNGPNGSGEYADSEPENYVFSQDEIDHFRTINYDWLEQAWSPASNMRHNLNVSGGTDKANYFASASYFTQDGNLSTLDYDRWNFRAGADIEVADGLKAGLQVAGYYSDKTKTFNKIGGENDENDYKNLLLTPRYIPPYVNGFPVDLPDGGTGDYHFFEIQELDNLATDTDMNMSVNLFAEYEMPFLEGLKARISYGRNMGSSRGTQVGTRYRLYQFEGLGEYGHIYDGAEVSGSREYKNGDRLYYSNDNFISTQTNFTVNYANDFGQHSVSALFSIERAEAENSNEWVRKEEPASFTNGQFSSAFGEIDGWTRGSESGSLGYIGRVNYSFANKYLAEFLFRSDASTKFAPENYWGKFYSLSAGWIISNEDFFTASWIDFLKFRYSAGLLGKDDTKAWQWRQRYTFQNGKGAVFGGDNDAGIGMKMESSPNRDATWSDDFKNNFGIDARFLNSRLSATVEAFYNKGTNLLMERTGNVPVTVGGTVAAENFGEIDFFGYELSVGWNDQVGDFRYGIDGRFSWYDNKVKVSNFNEIDILYPWNAQPNASTDRGVWGMDYLGMFKSQEDIDAYVEQYDITQVFGTVVDELKPGMLYYRDVRGQLQSDGTFAEPDGIIDENDQVQLAKRESNHYGYGMTIKLGYKQFSLNAVIAGSFGGWSEYDARNAMEQEIPDSYESVPAFWGDIYDPELNPTGKFPNPYWEDISLNPRSEFWRVSGFRMAMRNVDVSYRLPKHVADKLKISSARIYFNILNPVNFYNPFSYKSSVGGSWDNYPVLRTYSLGLNLSL, from the coding sequence ATGAAGAAAAAGTTATACAGCCTTTACAGCCTGGGCAGGTTTTGCCTGGTAGGGTTGGTATTACAGGTGTTCTTGATCAGCACCTTGCATGCGGAGGGGTATGCAAACCAAGACCCAAAAGACCTAAACGAAATAATGGTGAGCCTGGAAGCAAACAATGCCTCCATGGAGGATGTGCTGGCCACGCTCAAATCAAAAACGGATTTTTCGTTTGTTTATAACAAAGGAATGGTCAGTAAGCTGGAGCCGGTGAATATGCACGTGACCAATGAAAGCTTGGAGCAGGTGCTTTTACAGTTGGCTACTTCCCATAAGCTTTCCTTTCAGCAAGTAAATGACCGCATCAGTGTAAAAGCTGCTGAAACTCCTGCAGCGGAAGTCACCCGTGCGGCAGCAAGAGTGACCATCACCGGTACTGTGACCGACGAAGAAGGTGGTTCCCTTCCTGGAGCGACCGTTTCGGTAGTAGGAACTTCTAGAGGAACGGTAACGGATGCGGACGGTAAGTATTCGATAGATGTAGATGAAGGCGAAACACTGCAGTTTAGCTTTATAGGTTTTGAAAAGCAGCAGGTAGTTGTAGGTAAGCAATCGGTAATAAACATCACCTTGGAACTAGATGACAATTCATTAGAGGAAGTAGTAGTGACAGGTTATGGAGAGGTGAAAAAAGAACATCTTACTGGTGCAGTAGAGACGATCGATCCAGAGGAGTTCCAAGATCTACCTACAGGCAACTTAAGTGCTGCTCTTGCAGGCAGGGTATTAGGTGTAGGAGTAAGTGGAGGAAATACCCGTCCTGGTACTGCCGCTTCGCTGACCATTCGAAATCCTCAGTCTTTTTCAAAAGATGGGGGAAATAACTCTCCCTTGTACGTAATTGATGGGGTGATTCAGATTGCTGCTGATGGTAGTAATGACAATGTTAGATTTAACAATTTGGATCCGGCTGAGATTGAAAGTATCTCCTTCCTGAAAGATGCTTCAGCAGCCATTTATGGCTCTAGGGGTGCTAATGGTGCGGTGATCGTCACTACCAAGAGAGGCCGAGATGGCAAGCCAAGATTTAGCTATAGTGGCTCCTATGGGGTAAACGATGAAGCTTATCGGACTAAGATGCTTAGTGCGTATGATTTTGGGATGTATTATAACATCATGAATGGCCCTAATGGATCAGGGGAATATGCTGATAGTGAACCAGAAAATTACGTCTTTTCACAGGATGAAATAGATCATTTTAGAACAATTAATTACGATTGGTTGGAGCAAGCATGGTCTCCCGCTTCTAATATGAGGCATAATCTTAATGTAAGTGGAGGGACAGACAAGGCGAATTATTTTGCAAGTGCCTCCTATTTTACCCAAGATGGAAATTTAAGCACATTGGATTATGATCGATGGAATTTTCGGGCTGGAGCAGATATTGAAGTTGCTGATGGGTTGAAAGCTGGTTTACAGGTTGCTGGATATTATTCAGATAAAACTAAGACGTTCAATAAGATAGGTGGTGAAAATGATGAAAATGATTATAAAAATCTTTTGTTGACGCCACGCTATATCCCACCGTATGTCAATGGTTTCCCAGTGGACTTACCTGATGGTGGAACTGGAGATTATCATTTTTTCGAAATTCAGGAGTTGGATAACCTGGCTACTGATACTGATATGAACATGAGTGTAAACTTATTTGCTGAGTATGAGATGCCGTTCTTGGAAGGCCTTAAGGCTAGGATCTCATACGGCAGGAATATGGGGAGTAGTAGAGGGACTCAAGTAGGAACTCGCTACAGGTTGTATCAGTTTGAAGGCTTAGGAGAGTATGGTCATATCTATGATGGAGCAGAAGTTTCTGGAAGTAGGGAATATAAAAACGGAGACCGTCTCTATTATTCAAATGATAACTTTATTTCTACCCAAACCAATTTCACGGTTAATTACGCTAATGATTTTGGTCAACATTCTGTTAGTGCGTTGTTCAGTATAGAACGTGCTGAGGCAGAGAATTCCAATGAGTGGGTAAGAAAAGAAGAACCTGCCAGCTTTACCAATGGGCAGTTTAGTTCAGCATTTGGTGAAATCGATGGTTGGACCAGAGGATCTGAATCAGGATCTCTAGGCTATATTGGCCGGGTAAATTACAGTTTTGCCAATAAATATTTGGCAGAGTTCTTATTCCGATCAGATGCATCCACCAAATTTGCACCGGAAAACTATTGGGGTAAATTTTATTCATTGTCAGCAGGTTGGATTATTTCCAATGAGGACTTTTTTACCGCTTCGTGGATAGATTTCTTAAAGTTTAGGTATTCTGCCGGTTTACTTGGAAAAGATGATACCAAAGCCTGGCAGTGGAGACAGCGATATACCTTCCAAAATGGTAAGGGAGCCGTGTTTGGTGGTGATAATGATGCAGGAATCGGTATGAAGATGGAGTCTTCCCCTAACAGAGATGCTACATGGAGCGATGATTTTAAAAATAACTTTGGGATTGACGCCAGGTTCCTTAACAGCCGATTGTCCGCCACGGTAGAAGCATTTTATAACAAAGGTACCAACCTTTTGATGGAAAGGACTGGTAATGTACCAGTAACAGTCGGTGGAACAGTGGCTGCTGAAAATTTCGGTGAAATTGATTTCTTTGGGTATGAACTATCTGTAGGATGGAATGATCAAGTGGGAGATTTCCGTTACGGGATAGACGGTCGATTCTCTTGGTATGACAATAAAGTTAAAGTCAGCAACTTTAATGAAATTGATATTTTATATCCCTGGAATGCCCAGCCTAACGCTTCTACGGATAGAGGGGTTTGGGGAATGGATTACTTGGGTATGTTTAAAAGCCAAGAGGATATAGATGCTTACGTAGAGCAATATGACATTACACAAGTATTTGGCACTGTAGTAGATGAGCTTAAACCAGGAATGCTTTACTATCGCGATGTAAGGGGGCAATTGCAATCAGATGGGACGTTTGCAGAACCTGATGGGATAATTGACGAAAATGACCAAGTCCAATTGGCTAAAAGGGAATCTAATCATTATGGATATGGCATGACTATCAAGTTGGGATATAAGCAGTTCAGCTTGAATGCGGTGATCGCGGGTTCATTTGGTGGATGGTCTGAGTATGATGCAAGAAATGCGATGGAGCAAGAGATTCCAGATTCTTACGAAAGTGTTCCTGCATTTTGGGGAGATATATACGATCCCGAGTTAAACCCAACGGGGAAATTTCCCAATCCATATTGGGAAGACATAAGTCTTAACCCAAGGTCAGAGTTTTGGAGGGTTAGTGGGTTCAGGATGGCCATGCGAAATGTGGATGTAAGTTATAGGCTTCCAAAGCACGTGGCCGATAAGCTTAAGATCAGTAGCGCGAGGATATATTTCAATATACTGAACCCCGTTAATTTTTATAACCCATTCAGTTATAAAAGCTCTGTCGGAGGGTCATGGGATAATTATCCAGTCTTAAGAACCTACTCTTTGGGCTTAAATCTTTCCCTTTAA